The sequence GATTGCGGTATCGCCGATCGTGGATAGCGTGTCGCTACGCGCGTGATCCAGGGTACGCTACGAACAATGCGGATGCACCGGAGAATGCGGAAGGACATGAGGGACACGGACATGAGGGACACAGCACTCTCGCGGATAGTTTGACTTCGTCCATGCAGAGGGATAGGGTGACTGGAGAGGCTGGCGGCAAAGTTCTTGAGAATGCGAGGTGGGTGATGTCCCGAATGGCACGCTGTGAAATCTTTGATCCCGATGAGGTGGCCATCGCCCATGTGTACACTCGCGTGTGCCGGAGCTGCTTGTCTGTTGGGAGATGATCCGTTCTCCGGTAAGAACTTCGACCACAGAAAGGTCTGGATCGAGGAGCATTGGCAACAATTCGCTGCCTCTTTTGGGATCGGCGTGCTTGGCTTTTCGATTTTGTCAAACCAGTTTCATCTCTCCCTGCGTTAGCGCCCCGACGTCGTCGCAATGTGGAGTGATGAGGAAGTGGCGCGGCGGTGGTTGATGCTGTGCCCCCACCGCCGCACAGCTGATGGTTTACCAATGACACCGACTGATCCCGAGATCAAGTCCATCGCCGGGTGTCCTATGAAACGCGCGGAAATCCGCCAGCGTCTGAGTAGTTTCAGTTGGTGGATGCGGTTGCTGTGCCAACGGGTGGCGACGCGAGCAAATCGCGAGGACGAGCAGTCCGATCCAGTGGGCCCGTGTGAGAGTGCATCGGGAAAACGCTGTAGTGACAAAGGATTCTGGGCCATGCGGGCTGCGGTTTACTTGGCGCTACTAGATTGGACGGCTCAGCAAAGCGTCCGTGGTAAGCATCGCACCGCTGTCAGTGTGCCGCCCATTCTGGTGCGGCTTGGCCTGGACAGGGCGACTTAGTGTGAACTGGTCAAGGACTTTGGACGCTTGTTCTGTAGCGTGGCGGGTCGTCCTGAGTGTGTGGACTCAATGCGCTGCCACCGGACCCACCGCCGCTACCATCTCCGCCGCCGCGCTCGCGTGCTGCTGACGACACGCGGCTAGCGAATCTCGCCGATTTTCGTTTGCTCCATGCCGGTCGCTTACTTTGCAGCCGCCTGTACCGCAGCGATGACTTCGCTGGGTTCGGCCCGCTTCTTGTAATCGGCGTCGAGGAATGCGTAGGTGATTTTGCCATCCGAATTAATAACGTAGGTGGCCGATAACGGGAGTTCCATCGCATCATTCCCATTGTACTCCGGCAATCGAGACTGATACATCGGCGCGATCGCATCGGGGAGTTCAAAGACGATGCCATATTGCTTGGCGAGCGCCAAGTCTTTGTCGTGGAGGGCAACAATTGAAAGACCGCTTGCCTCAGCAGTCTCCTTCGCTTTCTCAGGCAGTTCCGGGGTCAAGACAACTAATTTCGCCCCCGCGTTCTCGATCTGGTCGAGCGATTGCTGCATCGCTCGTAGTTGGATGTTGCAGTACGGACACCACCCGCCGCGATACCACATCAGCACGACAGGGCCCTCGTTCCACAACTCGCTAAGCGTGACTGCATCTCCCTTCCAACCTTTCAAGGTCCCGTCGACGGCTTCATCGCCGACCTGCTTGGCCAGTTTTTCCACCCCGCTGACACGCACGACGTCGATGCCTTTGGCGAAAGTTGCACGACGCTCCGCGGGTGCTTGTTTGGCAAAGCCGGCGGCTTTTTCAGCCAACTGTTGCGAGAGTGTTGGAGTGGTCGACGTTTCTTGCGCCATCGCGGGAGCCCCTAAAAGAGATGCCAGGAAGAATGATCGGGTAAGCGTTTTCAACATTGATTTGCTCTATTTTTGAGGAGTGTGCAGTGCGGCTGCCGAGTTCATGGTGCCGTTGGTCTTCGTTTCCGATTCAACAGGCCGGTAAGGTCGTACTTTGACAGAATGCACGGCTAACATATTTTTCCGCCATTGTTTTTTGCCAACCAACCTTGTTGGCCGATGCTATGTTCCGCCGCGCGACCCACGCGAGCGCGAGCGTGGGTTTGCGTACCCCTTCGCTGGCAATCACCGGTGACCGTAGGAGTCGGCAGGGAGCGGTTGCCGGTGACGACGTGTCGGTGATTAGCCCGCGTTGGCCATTCTCTTGAGGACGCCGTCGGCGGATCCGACGTCGTCGGCGGATCCTTCGTCCTCTCGCACCAAACTCATCTTAACACGACTTGTCTCCTTGAGTGATTTCATGAATCGTCAGTTCTTCATCAGCACGCCTGGGCTCGCAGCACTACTGGGCATCATCGCGGCAGCCGTTCCAATCGCTCACGCCCAGGAGTCGGGTGTTCCACCTGTCGAGCCATCGTTCACGCAGGGTGAAGCTCAATCGGATATTTCCACGCTGTTCGAGTGGAAAGGTGAGAATCCACGAACGGCCAATATCGGAACGATTAGGTCGGACGATGGTGTGGAATGGACTGTGCCCGCGAAAACCCACTTCGGAACTGCGATGAAGGCACCTGACTTGTACAATGAAGCCAACGCGGTTACGCCCGATAGAGTTGCTGATGTGAATCTGGCGCAGATTCCAGTGATCGATGCTGGGGGGGACGAAGTTTTTACAGCCTACATTTTTGGCGACAACTATTTTGAGTTCTACGTCAACGGCAATTTGTTAGCGGTTGATCCCATCCCGATGACTCCGTTCAACAGTAGCGTGATCCGCTTTAAAGCACAGCGACCATTCACCATTGGCATCATGGGAGTCGATTGGGAGGAGCGTCTGGGGTTAGGGTTTGAGAAATTCCGTGGCGCGGTGTTTCATCAGGGTGATGCCGGACTCGTTGCCGTTGTCAAAGATGAGAGCGAAGAAACCGTTGCTGTGACGGATCAGAGCTGGAAGGCACAAACGTTCTATACGTCGCCTCTGAAGTCAAAGGAGTGTCTCGTGCTGAAGGGGCCCTGGCGAGACAGCTCAAACTGCGGCACCGACGACGTTGACGACGGCACGTCGCACTTCGCTGCTCATTGGCCGATCCCCGACGATTGGGCTGCGGCCGACTTTGACGATCGCGATTGGCCAAACGCCGTTACCTACACCAACGATTTTGTAGGTGTCGAAAACAAGCCAGCCTATACAAACTTCACGGACCTGTTCGACAACCCCTCAGCGGATGCAAAGTTCATTTGGTCATCGAGTCTGGTACACGACAATCTCGTGCTACTGAGAACCACGATTGAAAGGTAGTTCAACAATTGCGTGGCCACTGGTGAGAAAATTAGTCTCTCGCGTGGGGCCGCTCATGGGGATGGCAGGAGTCCGCCACTTTTCATGCGTGAGTTAGCTCGTGCAGGCAGCCATGCGACGCGATGTGGCGTGGAGGTTTGACCGGTTGCTCTTCGCAATGCGTTCGTCGCACAACGCATGCAGCACGTGTCACGAGCCGCTATCATTGGTGAGCAATCTTCAACCACTGATGAGTTAAGAGCTGAAAAATGAGTACTGGCCAGTCTTCGTTTCTGAACCGAGCAACGTACCCGTGGGTGCTTTTCGCGTTCATCGCCTTCGTTGTGTTGGATGAGGGCTCGGCAAAAGAAATCTACGTGTCCGTTGACGGCCATGCTCAGGCTGATGGACGTTTAAAGGCTCCCTACGGATCAATTCCTGCTGCGGTAGAGGCGG is a genomic window of Allorhodopirellula heiligendammensis containing:
- a CDS encoding peroxiredoxin-like family protein — protein: MAQETSTTPTLSQQLAEKAAGFAKQAPAERRATFAKGIDVVRVSGVEKLAKQVGDEAVDGTLKGWKGDAVTLSELWNEGPVVLMWYRGGWCPYCNIQLRAMQQSLDQIENAGAKLVVLTPELPEKAKETAEASGLSIVALHDKDLALAKQYGIVFELPDAIAPMYQSRLPEYNGNDAMELPLSATYVINSDGKITYAFLDADYKKRAEPSEVIAAVQAAAK